Within Methyloversatilis discipulorum, the genomic segment CTGCGCCCATTCTTCGGGCGTCTCGTGGATTACGCGGGAGCCACGGTCAACCGCAACGAAAGGCCGACCCGATTCGTCCCGCTTCACGTCCATCGAGGCGACGATGCACTGACTGCCGTAGCGCCTCGCCAGGCGCGTCACCAGTTCCGGATCATCCGCGAGCAGGGTATTCACCGTGAGCTTGTCGGCACCACTTCGCAACAGGCGCTGCGCATATGCCTCGGTCGTGATCCATCCCCCCGCAGTCAGAGGTACGAAGCACTGCCGTGACACCCGCTCGACGATCTGCGCAAACTGATCGACGCTGTCCGCGTCGCGACTCACGTTGATCATCACGATCTCGTCGACCGCCCATTTGTTGAAAGCTTCCATCGCATGCACCGGATCGTAGTGAATGACGTTCGTATGCTTGAACCGAACGCTCTGCACCACCTGACCGTCACGCAGGATGAGAACAGCTATCAGGCGCTTTTTCAGCATGCCATCTCCAGATAGTTCTTCAGAATGGCAAGTCCGAACTCCTGACTTTTTTCCGGATGAAATTGGATGCCACGCAGGTTGTCGCGCTGGATCATCGAATGGAAGCGGACGCCATACTCCGTCGTGGCGAGAACATCGGCGGGATCACTGCAATGCACGTGGTAGCCGTGTACGAAATACGCATCACTTCCAGAGACCAGCCCGGTGAGCAGTGGATCCTGATGTCCGAAATCCACCCCATTCCAACCCATGTGCGGCACCGGCAAGCCTTCGGCGGGCACGAAAGGCCGTACCTCCGCATCAAACCAGCCAAGTCCTTCCCAGTCGCCACCCTCCTTCGAGCGTGCACACATCAGCTGCATGCCCAGACAGATGCCGAGAATCTGCGTACCCGACCGCCGGCACTCATTCAATGAATCCGCCAACCCGGTATTGCGGAGGCAATCAATCGCCTCGCTGAACGCCCCGACGCCGGGCAGGATGATCTTGTCGTACGCAGCCAGCGCTTCAGGCTCGCTGACCACGACGACACGACCACCTACGTGCTCGATGGCGTTTTGCACCGAGCG encodes:
- the hisF gene encoding imidazole glycerol phosphate synthase subunit HisF, whose amino-acid sequence is MLKKRLIAVLILRDGQVVQSVRFKHTNVIHYDPVHAMEAFNKWAVDEIVMINVSRDADSVDQFAQIVERVSRQCFVPLTAGGWITTEAYAQRLLRSGADKLTVNTLLADDPELVTRLARRYGSQCIVASMDVKRDESGRPFVAVDRGSRVIHETPEEWAQRAVALGAGEILFNSVDHDGARRGYDLDSIRKVCAAVSVPVIAFGGVFTWDHLVEGIDAGASAVAVANLFHYTEQSTRKAKTHLAKAGVPVRQQGQSLATAKTPAPTSRPQG
- the hisH gene encoding imidazole glycerol phosphate synthase subunit HisH, with amino-acid sequence MTSATAAVVDYGMGNLRSVQNAIEHVGGRVVVVSEPEALAAYDKIILPGVGAFSEAIDCLRNTGLADSLNECRRSGTQILGICLGMQLMCARSKEGGDWEGLGWFDAEVRPFVPAEGLPVPHMGWNGVDFGHQDPLLTGLVSGSDAYFVHGYHVHCSDPADVLATTEYGVRFHSMIQRDNLRGIQFHPEKSQEFGLAILKNYLEMAC